The genomic segment TGTTCAAATCAGTGAAAAGCCTACACTTTCAAGCATGCACCAGATAACCTCAGAGAATCCATATTTTGATAATATTAtgataagaaaacaaaaaacaaaaatgtcagaaacctgcttttggaaacacacacacccaaacacacacatacacacacacgcatgcacgcgcacacacacacacacacgcgcacacttAGAGTATTTAGACTTAGTTCTCCTCAGTTCTCCTTACAAAATCATTGTATCATATTGGCCAAACACCATGAAAAAACTGTTATGAGCTAGTTTGGAGGTTTCAGTAGCAAGTGCTACCAGATGTGTGATGTATAATTAGGTGTTTTCATTAATTTTGTATAATGACAGACAATTTGCACATGAATTTAACTGACTTGAGAAACCATGAAGCAGGGCACAGAGGTGATGCTCTCTGATTTTACAGAAAATCCACTCTATCCCATTTGCTACTCTATGTTAATGTCAAGAAAGATTAACTCTTAAATGaatgtgattaaaatgtaattgaatccaCTTGACTGAATGGTGAACAAGTACACTCTGCCTCTCTTTAATCAGCAAGAGTGATAAAAGCTcagatatctaaaaaaaaagaggagataGAGGCTGGACTTTGTTCTTCCACATATGAGGCCATCCCTTTCTCTGGTTCAAAGTTCAGGTCACGCACACAGTTTCAGTATTGCCACCGTGAATGTGTTCCCTCAGTTTCTGAACTCTAACTGTTCGTGTGGAACTGTCTGAGCTACAGAATGACCCGTTGGGCCCTTATTGCTCCCCTCCTGCTCCTGCTGGGCCTGTTCATCCACGGTGCCGTCAGTGAAGAGACTGAGGACCCAACTGCAACACCACCAGCACCGGGCCAGGCCGCCGATGGCTCGCAGGCCGAGGACGAGAATGCAGAGTGGGGAATGAACTCCCTGCGAGGCGGCTTTGAGTCAGTCAGCGGATACTTTGACTCAATGCTAGAGTTCATGGGTGGACGTGATGGAGTGTGCCAATACCGCTGTCGATATGGTAAGTCACTTAAATGGATGAGTAAGCATTAACGCAGTATCGTTTAAGGTTAGAATAATAATGATATTGATCAGCCAGTCAATGGTATTTTAATTTTggatcattattttttttttttcaaaatatgttACAATTTCATCTTAATTGAAAGGAGGAAATGTATTACAGTTTCCCTTTAGCATTGATAGCAGtggaaagggttagggttagactaGGGGTGGGTGTCTTATGCTCCAGTTGATTTTTGGATTTTCACCCCATTAACGACACAGTTCTTGGGGAGAATGCAAAATACTTCCTTCTTTTTGGAATCAAAATTGTCAAATTTATAAAAGTATTTTGCCTCTTCTaactaaaaaaatacatatacagtacagaacATAAAAGGGTCAAACCCAATCAAAGACTTTTAATTGACAGGTTTTTCACAATAAGAACACACTTTAGGTTAGACTCTCATCTGTTAACATTTGTTTTGCACTGTGGAGAAAGTCAAATCTTGCATTGGAATAGTGATTTTTGTAAATTCTGTCTTTTATATGCAATAATTAAGATGTAGAAATGAAGCAAATTCTCATTTAAATTAGATTTCTAAAATTTGTTTAAATTCACATTATAAACTACTTGTACTTTGATTCATCCAAACATTTAACATCATTATTACTATTAAAATACCAATAGAATATTAATGAAATCATTTCCCAGGACAGTTTATTAACAGTGTACGCAATGCACAATCTATCTCTGCATGAATGCTCCTGTGTTGCTCTTTAATAAATAAGCATTAAGTATGGTTACTCACAGTATAATACATTCATATTACATCATAAACTAAGTGGTTATACTGGACATTTCCTGTGTGGAACAAAAATGCAACGATCGCTCTGATATTTAACCCTTGATAAAATAAACTTCTTATCATCTTTGTTATCATTTGGAAGAGGGCCTGGAAGTGGACTGTGACCCCAGCTTTATAGGATAGGTTTCATGTGGTGGTGAATGTGTCTAAtaactaataatataataattgtgAAAAGATATGAACCAAATAAGTAACCTTTGTTTCTCTATGTGCAGGCAGGGATCTACTTTTGAACCCACATGGTTATCAAACCAGCCAGCACTGGCCCGATGTGACGTACATCTGATATTTTGCTTTGCTTCTCCTCTCAGGTAAAGCTCCTCTTCCTCGTCCTGGCTATCAGATGCCAGAACCTGATGGATGTACCTCCTACTTCTTTGGTCTTCCTATTCCAGACGGGGTATGCTTTTTCTGTCCATTCAGGGCAAATTTATGTGGATTGATCAAACTTGGAAATTTAGTTGATGCGggtataaaataaattaatctaCATTCTTAAGGGACTGTACAAAAATTATCTGGGTTGGGAAAAGGGACAAAACTTATGTTCTACTTTTTAAATAGCAAGACCCCACCCAGAGTTATAAATATTTCCTTTGGACCCTCCCTTTGACTTAAGAAATTGCAACACCCTCTGCTCTATATCTCAACTTAGCCCCACTTGCAAGCTTATCATGTTAACAGAACAATGCTTTTTacacaattaaaaacacaaatgtttatTGAACATTCAAGCTTCTGTCTATTTTTGAACTAAGAGCTACTAAATGAACAGTTATTACCACTCACAATAAGTGAACAGAGGCACAGAGGTTCTTGCCATTGTACTATTTTTGCTTCACCAATTAGCAGAACAAAATGGGTTGTGCTGAACTAGCATTATATTTTAGTTGGCTAGTTAAATAATGGCCAGCTCCTTAAAGATCTAAGATTCATGTCTAATGTTTCTTAAGACTGACAGTATGATTCTACCAGCTACTGGTTAATTGtgaagtgaaaaaaataaaagatgcaAAAGACAGTGCAAAGAGCTGACTGTTGTGTCTCTGCATTGTGTCAAAACTTTAGCTTTATGGACCATGGGAcaaacaccaaaacaattttttaaatatattattctttaaaaaaaaagtttttaaagtaAATCTCGCAGgacaaaggtgaaaaaaaaaataaaactagggGGGAAAAAGCAAATAATATTTTAACCCCCTGCCCCTAATAATTTTCATACAGTCCCTAAATATTCATAGAAGTCTACATTTGACTGAATAATGGAATCAGTTTTTAGTGTACAGTCAAAATAACCACCTGTAACCCCCCCACACTTGCATACTAACACATGAATCCCCTCTGTTGTGTACCAGATGGACATGGGCATCCCTGCCATGACCAAGTGTTGCAATCAGCTGGATATGTGTTACGACACGTGTGGCTCCAACAAGTACCGCTGCGACTCCAAGTTCCGCTGGTGCCTCCACAGCATCTGCTCTGACCTCAAGAAGAGCCTTGGCTTTGTGTCAAAAGTTGAAGGTTAGTAatgtttttaacctttatttcaAGGTGCATGTATATATTCACAAGTAGTCTTTatacaatgtactgtatgtctcaaGTACAATATCATAACAATGTGTTCTATGTGCAATAACAATCTGAAAAATCTCAGGTGCAATAATATCTATATTCATAAGTAGTTATTGTTTCCGGTGCACTTTGGCAATCACAACTTTATTTATCTACGGCTGTTTTGTCTTTATATTGTTCttctactttatattttatttatatttatatagcttaatatttttattgtagtttttatttctttttatatttttgtagaGCGGACTCAGTCTGGGGGTGGTCGGTGTCATACTTGTAGTGTTGCCACTCTTCTGTCGAAGAGACAGCAAGACGTTTTGGCAATATGGCTTTCTAGTCTGACATATGACTGTcgtgaaagacaaaaaaatcgCGTAGTCTGATCCTGGCATAAGAGCATCACACAAAAATTCCAATGTAGGAACCCTGCAAATGGCAATAAACATTGATTCTTTTCTATTCTATCCAGGGCAGGGTCACTGAGCTGATCTCCATTTTTCAGCACCATTCTCTCTCAACTTCACCTTTAACAATTCAACAACTGCGACTATGGGCAAGACTTACATAATCCCACTATGTGACAGCTGAAAATGATGACCACTTGTGATACTTATCAGTAATCTCTAAAATGCCCTgcttgaaattaaaaaaaacatgtggtCTTGGAAAAGTTCACTGCTGGTCTGGGGACCTTTCAGAAGCCTACATCTCcatcatgttttaattgttataAATGCGCCCTTAACGTAATGTATAAAACCCTTTTGAAGAGATCCAAACGTCCCGAAACAAATCGcttaatatttaaattaaaaaataattcttgAGATCCCTATACAAATTATTACAATGCTCAAGCGCTTAGAACCTGTCAAGTAGGCCTACTGATAATCCAATGTACTATGAAATGAACTGTATGCTGAGTAAATCTCAGAAAATGTCGAACAGTACCTTCTTTTGTGCGTACTCTGAACAACATCGTGAAGGTCTGCTCCAAAATAATTGGAGTTCAGCAGTGagaattgtgttttatttgggAAAAGCATGTGGTCCAAAAAGCCAAAGAAATTATTGATCAACAACGTCCATATCCTATCCACACAGTTCATGTATGTGTACATGTTATTTTGGGTCTGTAGACTGTTAAAAACTAAAGTTGTTTTGAACTTGGACTTGAACTACTGCTCCGTACTGACTGCCGTtcctgtttttgtccctttctcTCCTCAGCATGTGAAACGGTAGCAGACACCTTGTTCAACACAGTGTGGACTCTGGGCTGCAGACCCTACATGAACGGCCAGAGAGCAGCATGCTTCTGTCAGGGAGAGGAGAAAGATGAACTTTAGATTCAAGCGCGAACCACTCTCCTATTTATAACAGTATCAACTACAGCAACACATCAGAAGATGTGAGTCATGGTGTTGCAAAGACTTGTGACTACTTTAGTAATTTATTTGGAAGTTATTGTTCTGGTTTTGTTCAAAGTCATTATTTTTACTTTGCAGCAAAATGTAGATGTTGTTGAAAGTTGACTTGAGCTGCAAGCCcaaactgtatttgtttgattgtAGAGGTGCATCACTGCTATCTGTAGTGTTGGTATTAGCACCAATACTGTTGGCAAAGGCATATGATTTTGGAAAAGTAACAAATATCTGTGGTGTGAACTCCACTTTACAACCCATAGATAGCCTCTTGTGCTTCATACTTTGGGTGTGTTATCATGTCCTACTTAGGATAGTCTactgtataaataaatgttattgaCACATACGTGAATGTGATTGTTTCATTTCATGGTATACTACTGACAGCATTCATTACCCAGAAGTCCTCGGATCAGTACATTGCATTAGCCAATCAACTTAagagtatttaaaaaataatattatttatcCTACAAAAGAAAGTTGGAATGAATAATAAATGGAGAGAACACTATGCTATTATTACCAACAGTGGACACGTTGGTCATGTCCTCACTGTTTATTCTGAGAATTTGGGGGgagtttacattcaacattctGATAAATTACTGTTGTAGTAACTGCAGCTATTGATTGTCAGGTGAATTGAACAGCTAATGAGGTATTCAaataatattatatacattttatgtacAGGGTCCAAATCTTAACTAATGCTCTAAACGGGGAacaaaaatggtgaaaaaaggAAAGGCTGCATTGACGCTAAGGGGTTTATTATGAATGTTTTCAGATTCCTTGTCAAATGTGGCTCCATCCACATCTGTAAGCTCCATTTTGTCAGACTTAGCTTGTTTTTAGCTGTTCTTTGTTTGCCTAAGCCATAGACTGTAATTATAAGATATAAGCTCTAGTTTCAGCTCAgtgttaacatgctaatgtttacAGTGTTGACCTGGTCCAAATTAAAAAGTATACTCTACCAATTTAGCATTGGTCCTACAACATTGTTGTACTCGCAATGGACAGTACACAGTGGTGGTGGCATGGTGGGCCAGTGGATAGCACTGTGCTCACtacaagaaggttctgggttctgTGTGGAGTtggcatgttctccccgtgtgtGCGTGGGTTATGTAGATTAGgctctccagtcagtgcccttaatcaaggcactggctcagatctggagttggtccccgggcgctgtaaacggctgcccactgctcccttgagggatgggttaaatgcagagaatgaattttgctacatgtactgtatgtgtgagtacctttaaaaactttaaaaaacatttaaatctgCCTTGTCCTAACACCATTGCTATTATTTAAAGAtacattttgtaatattttttgttgattcttagcaaaaacccctttgttctttcacaaatatgtgctcattcatgtctAATTACTACCACCAACTAATCCAAGTATTCTCGTAcgcgtagaatctgacattcagaatcattcagaatacatacgagcgagtcgctcgaatgacggcagctagcgccctttatatagagagtgtggccaactcaaatcatggatgccatattggataccaacgtcagatgactctacagtgtaaccctatggggcgaatatgctatcttgaaataaatcacttattttcaccataaacaGGCATATACATGTTAATATGAACATTTGTCAATTTACATGTCTTGCACAGTGAATATCAGCTTCTGCCTTCAAACTGACGCTTTAGAGTTTATTCTTTTAATCGTATCCCAAACTGGCTACATTAAACccagtgcaatatttatttcagggataTACATCTCCaagactttgtctgtgtgtatgttcatgtcatgtactgttgttatatatgttttatctgtttccttattttggagtttatgtcatttgtggtaatgtctcatgtatgtctgttggtgttattaatcccatgtatgtttggatgtttttggatgtatgtgtatgtcattcactgtttggatgtatgtgtacgTCCTCATTTTTAAACGAGCTACACAGGGATGTACAAAGAATTTCGgcctttggctgacaataaagttgtattgtaTCGTATTGTATGTAAAAGGCCCTTACGGAAATATTccagtgtatatttacagtggggcaaaaaagtatttagtcagccatcaattgtgcaagttctcccacataaaaaagatgagagaggcctgtaattttcatcataggtacacttctaactatgagagacaaaatgagaaaaaaaaataaaaaatccagaaaatcatttgtaggatttttaattaatttatttgcaaattatggtggaaaataagtatttggtaaATAACAGAAGTTCATCTCAATACTTTGTTATATACCCTTTGTTAGCaatgacagaggtcaaacgttttcacacactgttgctggtattttggcccattcctccatgcagatctcctctagagcagtgatgttttggggctgtcgctgggcaacacagactttcaactccctccaaagattttctacggggttgagatctggagactggctaggccactccaagaCCTTGAAATGCTTCTTACGAAGCCACTCCTTCGTTGCCCGGGTGGTGTGTTTGGGAGTATTGTCATGCTGAAAGAACCAGCCACGTTTCATCTTCAATGCCCTTGCTGATGGTaggttttcactcaaaatctcacgatacaaggccccattcattctttcctttacaCGGATCAGTCGTCCTGGtccctttgcagaaaaacagccccaaagcatgatgtttccacccccatgcttcacagtaggtatggtgttctttggatgcaacTCAGCATTGTTTCTCCTCCAAACACAAGTTGAGTTTTTACCAAAAAAGTTCTcttttggtttcatctgaccatatgacattctcccaatcctcttctggatcatccaaatgctcTCTGGCAAACTTCAGATGGGCCTGGACATGTACTCGCTTAAGCAGGGGGGACACGTCTGGCACTGCAGGATTTGAGTCCCTGGCGGCATAGTGTTACTGATGGTAGCCTTTGTTACTTTCGTCCCAGCTCTCTTCAGGTCATTCACTAGGTCCCCCCGTGTGGTTCTGGGATTTTTGCTCACCGttcttgtgatcattttgaccCCACAGGGTGACATCTTGCGTAGAGCCCCAGATCGAGGGAGATTATCAGTGGTCTTGTATGTCTTCCATTTCCTAATAATTGCTCCCTCAgttgatttcttcacaccaagcTGCTTACCTATTGGAGATTCAGTCTTCCCAGCCtggtgcaggtctacaattttgttTCTGGTGTAATGTATTAATGAACATATGCAGgtggtgtttgttttttgctttgtttAGATTTTATACTTCTCTGTTATGTAATTATTGTGTTATATGTtgggaccccctcgaaaacaaGATGATCcatctcaaggggtttatcCTAATAAACAAATTTTAACAAAACGGGGAGAAAATGATAACTctacacagaaaggcctggaccAGGGATCGAACTCTGCAGGGCCTATTTGCTGTGACgcagcagtgctaaccactgagccgcGTTGACTCAACTTTAAgctttgttgttcttgttctgcTTCATTTCCATCAGTGCGTTAGTTCATTGGGAgaaacaaacacagatacattccttgtatgtgttcacATGCTTAGCCAATAAAGCGGATTGTGGTAGAAAACAGTTTCAGTCAATTTTGAACTTCTGACCACCAAAATCTAATCAGTTTATCCTTGAGTCCAAGTGGCTGTTTTGTGCCAAATTTCAAACAAGTTCCTTAAGGTGTTCCTGagaacatgatataaatatatattacaaaatacaacagagcctgcaaaacatattttttttaatcaaattcaTACAGCACCAAGAGAAAAACGGCAGTATAGAAAGAGAGTTACAAAGTAGTGATATTCATAGAAATGTAGTGCTGAAATGGGTAAAACCGGTCCTAACACAGACTGGcaattaaagtgactatatgtaacttttaaatgtttctgaaattgTGTATTTCTCCATCCGATGATGACCTGTAACAGGAAAAGAGTTTAAGAGTGAAAAGAACgctgtttttatatagtttttcaCAGATTTCAGAGTAACACCAGAAAAGCCTGCATTAGtgagtatccagccaggtaaaaggtagcaggagatttctttatataagcctaattttattttagaagttatctgctgtagttaaggctaccagaagtttatgtacagtggtgtgaaaaagtgtttgcccccttcctcatttcctgttcctttgcatgtgtgtcacacttaagtgtttcggaacatcaaaccaatttaaacaaaagtcaaggac from the Perca flavescens isolate YP-PL-M2 chromosome 2, PFLA_1.0, whole genome shotgun sequence genome contains:
- the LOC114567938 gene encoding group XIIB secretory phospholipase A2-like protein, with translation MTRWALIAPLLLLLGLFIHGAVSEETEDPTATPPAPGQAADGSQAEDENAEWGMNSLRGGFESVSGYFDSMLEFMGGRDGVCQYRCRYGKAPLPRPGYQMPEPDGCTSYFFGLPIPDGMDMGIPAMTKCCNQLDMCYDTCGSNKYRCDSKFRWCLHSICSDLKKSLGFVSKVEACETVADTLFNTVWTLGCRPYMNGQRAACFCQGEEKDEL